ATGATCCAAGACTAAAAGATATAGGTTTATACTTTAAGAAATAAACTTGAGAATTATCCATTACTTCGTTGATGAAATCCGAACTCCTTTTGTTGCAGAGGACATCAGGAGAATAGCCGCTCGTTTTGAAGTGGTCTATTTGTTTTCTGTAGAAAAGTTAGAAGGGAAAGAAAATCTACCCGAGAATGTAATTGTGTATGAGGATTTCTTGGATTGGAAACAGTTTAAGCCTATGCAGATTGTCATAAAGAATTTGTTTTCTATCTTAGGGATTTACATTTCAGAATCTTGGGCATTAAAAAAGTTTCTGCCTTTCAAGAAAACAATTGCATTGATAAGTTCTAATATTTTCAAAGCAGAACAAATTTTAGATATAGTTCGTACCCTTCGACTACGCTCAGGGTACGAACTACGGTCAGGGTACGAACTCACGAGCATTAATAGTGGTCTATATGCTCAAACGGAAGTTACATCACAATCGCTGAGCAAACCTACACCGCGGTCGCTGAGCGTAGTCGAAGCGCCCGCCTACTACTCCTTCTGGTTCTACGACTGCATCTACCTAGCTTGGATGAGAAAGAAAGGATGGATTGATAAAGCAGTTACACGGGCACATGGAGGAGATTTATTTGAAGAAAGAGGTTCATTAAATGGGAAAACTTTATTGAGAAACTTTCAAACTAAATACCTTGATGCTGTTTTATCTGTTTCAGATGAAGGAACAGAATACCTTAAAAAAAGGTATCCTAAAGCAAAAAACAAGATTAAGACTGTATTTCTGGGAAGCCAAGATGCCGGAGAGAATCCATTTGAAAAAAAAAGTTTTACAATAGTAAGTTGTGCGAGAGTGCGTAATATTAAGCGCATACATAAAATAGCGGAGATGCTTCAATTTATTTCCTTTCCTATAACATGGATTCATATTGGTTCGGAAAACTTGGAAGCAAAGAATGACCCGACCATTTCCATTTATCTAAAGAATAAAGAAAAACTCAACCAGAATCCTAATGTTACTGTTGTGACCCAAGGTTTGATGAATAATCAAGAAGTTTTAAATCTGTATAAAAATACTCCAATCAATCTGTTTATTAGCTTGTCAGAAGCAGAGGGTATTCCAGTCAGTATGATGGAGGCGATTAGTTTTGGGATTCCCATACTCTCAACAGATGTAGGAGGCTGCAAAGAAATTGTAAATGAAAAAACTGGAGTCTTAATACCTTTGGAAACTTCTATGAAAGAGGTAGCAGAGATTATAACGGAATTCAAGGATTCTTCAAAAAATACAATTGAATTTAGAGAAGGAGTAAGAAGATTTTGGGAGGAACATTTTGATGCGGATAAGAATTACGGGAAATTGTTTGAGGAGATAGTTGGATAAAGGAGAAATATCACAGTGTTACACTGTGGAACTAAAGAATAAGTTTTAGATGACTAAACAAGAGCTCATACAAAAAATAGTTGACTTAGAATGGGAAGATTTTGAAGTAAAAACTGCAGAATCTTCTGTTCCAAAATCGGCTTGGGAATCTGTTAGTGCTTTTTCAAATTCGTCTGGTGGTTGGTTAATTTTTGGAATTGAGCAAATAGGTAAGAAATTTAATATTACAGGCGTTCATAATTCAGAAAAAATTGAACAAGACTTTTTGGTAACACTACGTAGCGGAGAGAAGTTTAACACAATAATTACTCCAGAATGCAAACGATATAAGTTTGAGGATAAAACAGTACTTGGGTTTTATATTTCTCCATCAGGACAAAAACCAAT
This genomic interval from Bacteroidota bacterium contains the following:
- a CDS encoding glycosyltransferase → MRIIHYFVDEIRTPFVAEDIRRIAARFEVVYLFSVEKLEGKENLPENVIVYEDFLDWKQFKPMQIVIKNLFSILGIYISESWALKKFLPFKKTIALISSNIFKAEQILDIVRTLRLRSGYELRSGYELTSINSGLYAQTEVTSQSLSKPTPRSLSVVEAPAYYSFWFYDCIYLAWMRKKGWIDKAVTRAHGGDLFEERGSLNGKTLLRNFQTKYLDAVLSVSDEGTEYLKKRYPKAKNKIKTVFLGSQDAGENPFEKKSFTIVSCARVRNIKRIHKIAEMLQFISFPITWIHIGSENLEAKNDPTISIYLKNKEKLNQNPNVTVVTQGLMNNQEVLNLYKNTPINLFISLSEAEGIPVSMMEAISFGIPILSTDVGGCKEIVNEKTGVLIPLETSMKEVAEIITEFKDSSKNTIEFREGVRRFWEEHFDADKNYGKLFEEIVG